A region of Bdellovibrionota bacterium DNA encodes the following proteins:
- the rimI gene encoding ribosomal protein S18-alanine N-acetyltransferase: MARHRDAADRYRIAPRGSSPKGLAAFAFSPLRPDDVGRISEIEKLCFRYPWSRQSFEEVVQSRTFGTIAARDRGDTVIGYIIFSEVVDELHVLNVAVHPEYRRRGIATALLTSLHKMALERGRAFAYLEVRESNKAAQALYLKFGYKPLTKRKAYYSDNHEDAVIMTAPLKKRFFSR, translated from the coding sequence ATGGCGCGACACCGAGATGCGGCGGACCGATATCGTATTGCTCCCCGTGGATCTTCCCCAAAAGGGTTAGCGGCGTTCGCCTTTTCTCCTCTCCGTCCGGATGATGTCGGGCGGATCTCCGAAATTGAAAAACTCTGTTTTCGATACCCTTGGTCGCGGCAATCCTTTGAAGAGGTCGTGCAAAGCCGGACGTTCGGGACCATCGCCGCTCGAGATCGCGGCGATACCGTCATCGGTTACATTATCTTTTCGGAAGTGGTCGATGAACTGCACGTTCTTAACGTCGCCGTTCACCCCGAGTACCGCAGGCGCGGGATCGCCACGGCTCTTCTGACGTCACTGCACAAAATGGCGCTTGAGCGGGGGAGGGCGTTCGCTTATCTGGAGGTTCGGGAATCCAACAAGGCGGCCCAGGCGTTGTACCTGAAGTTCGGTTACAAGCCTCTCACGAAACGAAAGGCGTACTATTCGGATAATCATGAGGACGCGGTCATCATGACGGCGCCGCTGAAAAAGAGGTTTTTTTCCCGATGA
- a CDS encoding multiheme c-type cytochrome, whose product MNRFLLALSFFVPFVMSAQAQEQQYVGADKCKICHQKAYDIWNRSSHSRAHETLPQEKRQELRCLFCHATDVREDLKGYRLLAVQCEACHGPGAQHVTLATSNDPEEKQKPKSLEKMTESKCRECHTDVRSPTLRAFSYETALQAIKHW is encoded by the coding sequence ATGAATCGCTTTTTACTCGCTCTTTCTTTTTTCGTTCCGTTCGTTATGAGCGCCCAGGCGCAAGAGCAACAATATGTGGGCGCCGACAAGTGCAAGATCTGCCATCAAAAGGCGTACGACATCTGGAATCGCAGCTCTCACTCCCGAGCACACGAAACGCTCCCCCAGGAAAAGCGACAAGAACTCCGTTGCCTCTTTTGTCATGCGACAGATGTTCGAGAGGACCTAAAAGGCTATCGCCTTTTAGCCGTCCAGTGCGAGGCCTGTCACGGCCCCGGCGCCCAACACGTGACTCTCGCGACATCGAACGATCCGGAAGAGAAACAAAAACCGAAGAGTCTTGAAAAAATGACGGAATCGAAATGTCGCGAGTGCCATACCGACGTTCGATCGCCGACCTTGCGTGCGTTTTCGTATGAGACCGCCCTGCAAGCCATCAAACATTGGTAA
- a CDS encoding M17 family peptidase N-terminal domain-containing protein: MRSERYTGLVDDLETDLIITTLFETDRPPHGTTGLIDWRLNGFLSRMILSGTLTGKEEEFTLIPLRHRLPARRLLLVGLGKPENFLLARARHLAYRLGKILSGLKVIDVAMAFPAAYDERIPGDTERSVYDAFGQASLPHDLFLHWIPPAEKPARRPSAKTSAQNVQYA, translated from the coding sequence ATGAGAAGCGAACGATACACCGGCTTAGTGGATGATCTGGAAACCGACCTCATCATCACGACGCTCTTTGAAACGGACCGTCCGCCGCACGGAACGACCGGCCTCATCGATTGGCGCTTGAACGGCTTTCTCTCCCGAATGATTCTTTCCGGCACCCTCACCGGTAAAGAGGAGGAGTTTACGTTGATCCCCCTTCGCCACCGCCTTCCCGCCCGCCGTCTTCTTCTCGTGGGCTTAGGTAAACCCGAAAATTTTCTTCTCGCAAGGGCTCGCCATTTGGCGTACCGCCTCGGGAAAATTTTAAGCGGCTTGAAAGTCATCGACGTCGCCATGGCGTTTCCGGCGGCTTACGATGAACGGATCCCGGGCGACACGGAACGTTCCGTGTACGACGCCTTCGGCCAAGCCTCCCTCCCCCACGATCTCTTTCTCCATTGGATACCTCCGGCGGAAAAACCGGCCAGGCGGCCGAGTGCAAAAACGTCCGCCCAGAACGTTCAGTACGCATGA
- a CDS encoding SpoVR family protein, with product MIQLIKVREEIEKYARDFGLDFYPVIFEVLEYDEMNQVAAFGGFPTRYPHWSFGMEYEQLSKGYEFGLSKIYEMVINNNPCYSYLLKSNPLVDQKLVMAHVYAHCDFFKNNAYFVHTNRKMIDEMANHGTRIRRYIDRFGFEPVEQFLDVCLSLDNLIDHHSTAIVRPYADPHQPDASDEEEERAVRPVVPRLKSKDYMDTYINPQEFMDFQKKKIEDRRKVQLKFPASPVRDVMLFLIDHAPLTRWQRDILSFIREEAYYFSPQAQTKIMNEGWASYWHSTIMTQKALRGSELIDYADHHSGTLATSPGRLNPYKLGIELFRDIEDRWNKGKFGKEFDDCTSLVGKKNWDRKLGLGRQKIFEVRRVYNDITFLDTFLTEEFCFNQKLFSFDFNPQTGNYEIASREFQQIKKKVLFSLTNLGQPIVYVEDGNFENRGEILLRHKHEGMDLRIDWARDTLKNIQTVWKRPVHLLTVMDGKGKLLGFDGKEFSERNTGTEDAALEA from the coding sequence ATGATTCAGCTGATCAAGGTCCGCGAGGAGATCGAGAAATACGCGCGCGATTTCGGCCTCGATTTCTACCCCGTCATCTTCGAGGTCCTCGAATACGACGAAATGAACCAGGTGGCGGCGTTCGGCGGGTTTCCCACCCGATATCCCCATTGGTCGTTCGGCATGGAATACGAACAACTTTCAAAAGGCTACGAGTTCGGCCTTTCGAAAATCTATGAGATGGTGATCAACAACAACCCCTGTTACTCCTACCTGCTCAAATCCAATCCCTTGGTCGACCAGAAGCTGGTCATGGCGCACGTCTACGCGCACTGCGACTTTTTCAAAAACAACGCCTATTTCGTCCACACCAACCGGAAGATGATCGACGAAATGGCGAATCACGGCACGCGGATTCGCCGTTACATCGATAGATTCGGCTTTGAACCGGTGGAACAATTTCTGGATGTCTGTCTTTCCCTCGACAACTTGATCGATCATCACTCCACGGCGATCGTCCGCCCCTATGCCGATCCTCACCAACCGGACGCGAGCGATGAAGAGGAAGAACGCGCCGTCCGGCCGGTGGTACCTCGCCTCAAGAGCAAAGATTACATGGACACGTACATCAATCCGCAGGAATTCATGGATTTTCAGAAGAAGAAAATCGAGGATCGGCGCAAAGTGCAGTTGAAGTTTCCCGCTTCGCCGGTACGGGACGTCATGCTTTTTTTGATCGATCACGCTCCGCTGACCCGTTGGCAGCGGGACATTCTTTCGTTCATCCGAGAAGAGGCTTACTACTTTTCGCCCCAGGCCCAGACCAAAATCATGAACGAGGGGTGGGCAAGCTACTGGCATTCCACCATCATGACGCAGAAAGCTTTGAGAGGTTCCGAATTGATCGACTACGCCGATCACCACTCGGGAACGTTGGCCACGAGTCCCGGCCGACTCAACCCGTATAAACTCGGAATCGAGCTCTTCCGCGACATTGAAGACCGCTGGAACAAAGGGAAATTCGGAAAAGAATTCGACGACTGCACCAGCCTGGTCGGAAAAAAGAACTGGGACAGGAAACTTGGGTTGGGACGACAGAAAATCTTCGAAGTGCGCCGCGTGTACAACGACATCACGTTCCTCGACACGTTCTTGACCGAGGAGTTCTGTTTCAATCAGAAGCTCTTCTCCTTCGATTTCAACCCGCAGACCGGAAATTATGAAATCGCTTCGCGGGAGTTCCAGCAGATCAAAAAGAAGGTTCTCTTTTCCCTGACCAACCTGGGACAGCCGATTGTTTACGTCGAGGACGGGAATTTCGAAAACCGAGGGGAAATCCTCTTGCGCCATAAGCACGAAGGCATGGACCTTCGAATCGACTGGGCGCGCGACACGCTCAAAAACATCCAGACCGTATGGAAGCGCCCCGTTCATCTCTTGACCGTCATGGATGGAAAAGGGAAGCTTCTCGGCTTCGATGGAAAAGAATTTTCGGAACGAAACACCGGCACCGAAGATGCGGCCTTGGAGGCGTAA
- a CDS encoding DUF444 family protein, with translation MALKIDNDYNRFKQIVRGKIKRDLRKYMSSGEMIGKKGKDLVSIPISRIDIPHFSHNPRKMGGVGQGEGEVGTVLGPGDPKDGSGQAGSLPGHHILEVDVSLDELARILAEELELPKIEPKGQRKNITSHKEKYSGIHRAGPESLRHFKRTFKHALRRQIATGQYDPDNPVIVPVREDKRYRSWKLVPQPVSNALIIYVMDVSGSMGTEQKEIVRTESFWIDTWLRSQYRGLESRYIIHDATAREVDSDTFYHTRESGGTIISSAYKLCDRLISEEYDFSEWNIYVFHFSDGDNWSGEDTALCLQILRDRILSRVNLFCYGQVESQYGSGQFLKDLHEHMEGSENLITSKIDSREDIYDSIKTFLGKGK, from the coding sequence ATGGCATTGAAGATAGATAACGACTACAACCGCTTTAAGCAGATTGTTCGCGGCAAAATCAAACGCGACCTTCGGAAATATATGTCTTCCGGAGAGATGATCGGAAAGAAGGGAAAGGATCTCGTTTCGATCCCCATTTCTCGCATCGACATCCCTCATTTTTCGCATAATCCCCGGAAGATGGGCGGCGTGGGCCAAGGCGAGGGCGAGGTGGGAACAGTCCTCGGGCCCGGTGATCCGAAGGACGGCTCCGGGCAGGCCGGTTCTCTTCCCGGCCATCACATTCTGGAGGTCGACGTATCGCTCGACGAGCTGGCCCGAATTCTGGCGGAAGAACTCGAACTTCCCAAAATTGAACCCAAAGGACAGCGGAAGAACATCACCAGCCACAAAGAGAAATATTCCGGCATTCATCGCGCGGGTCCTGAGTCCCTCCGCCATTTCAAGCGAACGTTCAAGCATGCGCTCCGGCGCCAGATCGCGACCGGCCAGTACGATCCGGACAATCCGGTCATCGTCCCGGTTCGAGAGGACAAACGATATCGCTCTTGGAAACTCGTCCCGCAACCGGTCTCCAATGCGCTCATTATTTATGTGATGGACGTTTCCGGCTCGATGGGGACCGAGCAAAAGGAAATCGTGCGCACGGAGAGCTTTTGGATCGACACCTGGCTTCGAAGCCAGTACCGCGGCCTGGAGTCGAGATACATCATTCACGACGCGACCGCGCGGGAAGTCGACAGCGATACGTTCTACCACACGCGCGAGTCGGGCGGCACGATCATCTCCTCGGCGTACAAACTGTGCGACCGACTGATCAGCGAGGAATACGATTTTTCCGAGTGGAACATCTACGTGTTTCATTTTTCGGACGGCGACAATTGGTCGGGCGAGGATACGGCCCTTTGCCTGCAAATTCTCCGCGACCGGATTTTGTCGAGGGTCAATCTCTTCTGTTACGGCCAGGTGGAGTCCCAATACGGCTCGGGTCAGTTCCTCAAAGACCTTCACGAGCACATGGAAGGCAGCGAGAATCTGATTACGTCCAAAATCGACAGCCGCGAGGATATTTACGATTCGATCAAGACGTTTCTCGGGAAGGGAAAATAG
- a CDS encoding serine protein kinase, with amino-acid sequence MVSLIKGKQDLARFKDLNWEGNFEDYIKVIEKDPRVARTAFQRVYDMILSYGSEEYVDGKKKITRFHFFSDPIADGKDAVFGLDISLQKMLNIFKSAANSYGTERRVLLLHGPVGSAKSTIVRLLKKGLEEYSRRPEGALFTFTWKINKDTGPHGILDVDEMRCPMHEDPLHLIPNEFRNDVMEQLNRNTKGDRRVVIDGDLCPACRQVYKELLRHYQGDWTKVIGHVVVRRLLLSERDRIGVGTFQPKDEKNQDSTELTGDINYRKIAQYGSDSDPRAFNFDGEFNIANRGIIEFVEVLKLDVAFLYDLLGASQEHKVKPKKFPQTDIDEVIIGHTNEPEYKKLQNNEFMEALRDRTVKIDIPYITKLTEEVKIYKKDYNLKKIKAKHIAPHTLEMAAMWAILTRLEEPKKANLTLLQKLKLYDGKSLAGFTEENIRELRKESQREGMEGISPRYIQDKISNALVDEKNEACVNPFMVLNELEAGLKHHSLIANEDMRKRFRELISTVKQEYEDIVKNEVQRAISADEDSISKLCGNYIDNVKAYTQREKVRNKYTGTTEEPDERLMRSIEEKIDIPESRKDDFRREIMNYIGALALDGKTFTYKTNERLHKALELKLFEDQKDSIKLTSLVSSVVDKDTQEKIDVVKKRMINNYGYCDTCSTDVLNFVASIFARGDIKAER; translated from the coding sequence ATCGTTTCGCTGATCAAGGGGAAGCAGGATCTTGCGAGGTTCAAGGATCTGAATTGGGAAGGAAACTTTGAAGATTATATAAAGGTGATCGAGAAGGATCCCCGCGTCGCGCGCACGGCGTTTCAGCGGGTTTACGACATGATTCTGTCGTACGGTTCCGAGGAATACGTCGACGGGAAAAAGAAGATCACGCGCTTCCACTTCTTTTCCGATCCGATCGCCGACGGAAAGGACGCCGTCTTCGGCCTCGATATTTCACTTCAAAAGATGCTGAACATTTTCAAGAGCGCGGCCAACAGTTACGGCACCGAGCGGCGCGTGCTCCTGCTGCACGGGCCGGTCGGTTCGGCCAAATCGACGATCGTCCGCTTGCTTAAAAAGGGCCTGGAAGAATATTCCCGACGGCCGGAAGGGGCGCTCTTTACGTTCACCTGGAAAATCAACAAAGACACCGGACCGCACGGGATTTTGGACGTGGACGAGATGCGTTGCCCGATGCACGAAGATCCGCTGCACCTGATTCCAAACGAATTCCGAAACGACGTCATGGAACAACTGAATCGGAACACCAAGGGCGATCGCCGGGTCGTCATCGACGGAGATCTCTGCCCCGCGTGCCGCCAAGTTTATAAGGAGCTGCTGCGCCACTATCAGGGTGACTGGACGAAAGTGATCGGCCACGTGGTGGTGCGTCGTCTGCTCCTCTCGGAACGCGACCGAATCGGGGTCGGAACGTTCCAGCCGAAAGACGAGAAGAATCAGGATTCGACCGAGCTGACCGGCGACATCAATTACCGGAAAATCGCCCAGTACGGTTCGGATTCCGACCCGCGCGCGTTTAACTTCGACGGCGAATTCAACATCGCCAACCGCGGGATCATTGAATTCGTCGAGGTCCTCAAACTCGACGTGGCGTTCTTGTACGACCTCTTGGGCGCGTCCCAGGAACACAAGGTGAAGCCGAAGAAGTTCCCGCAGACCGATATCGACGAAGTCATCATCGGGCACACCAACGAGCCGGAGTACAAAAAGCTTCAGAACAACGAGTTTATGGAAGCGCTCCGAGACCGGACGGTGAAAATCGATATTCCGTACATCACGAAACTCACGGAAGAGGTGAAGATCTATAAGAAGGATTACAACCTCAAGAAAATCAAAGCGAAGCACATCGCCCCCCACACGCTGGAAATGGCGGCGATGTGGGCGATTCTGACACGGCTGGAAGAGCCGAAAAAGGCGAACCTCACGCTTCTTCAGAAATTGAAGCTCTATGATGGAAAGAGCCTGGCCGGATTCACGGAAGAGAATATCCGCGAACTCCGTAAAGAATCGCAACGAGAGGGAATGGAAGGGATCTCGCCGCGATACATCCAGGACAAGATTTCGAACGCGCTCGTGGACGAGAAGAACGAGGCGTGCGTCAATCCGTTCATGGTTCTCAATGAACTGGAAGCGGGATTGAAACATCACTCGCTCATCGCGAACGAGGATATGCGCAAGCGTTTCCGCGAGCTGATCAGCACCGTCAAGCAGGAATACGAAGATATCGTCAAAAACGAAGTGCAGCGGGCGATATCCGCCGATGAGGACTCGATCTCCAAACTCTGCGGGAATTACATCGACAACGTCAAAGCGTACACGCAGCGGGAGAAGGTGCGGAACAAATACACCGGAACGACCGAGGAACCGGATGAGCGCCTGATGCGGTCGATCGAGGAGAAAATCGACATTCCGGAATCGAGAAAAGACGATTTCCGCCGGGAGATCATGAACTACATCGGCGCGCTGGCGCTGGACGGCAAGACGTTCACTTACAAGACCAACGAACGGCTGCATAAGGCGTTGGAGCTCAAACTCTTCGAGGACCAGAAAGATTCGATCAAGCTGACCAGCTTGGTGTCGTCCGTCGTGGATAAGGATACGCAGGAGAAAATCGACGTCGTTAAGAAGCGAATGATCAATAACTACGGTTATTGCGACACCTGTTCAACCGACGTTTTAAACTTCGTGGCGTCGATTTTCGCCCGTGGGGACATTAAGGCCGAACGCTAA